The proteins below are encoded in one region of Phaseolus vulgaris cultivar G19833 chromosome 1, P. vulgaris v2.0, whole genome shotgun sequence:
- the LOC137813767 gene encoding uncharacterized protein — MSFKKSKSATERTLSTAEEQLKIVEVRKIIGPIADKFSALRSDASILRYLRARSYNTTKAAKMLKVTMKWRLEFKPEKIKWVDISQEAERGRLYKADYLDKQGRIVFVIRPGIQSTNTPIAQIKYLIYCLENAIWNLGSNQEQMVWLIDFQGWNTACLSMKVARDTAQILQAHYPERLGIAIFYNPPKVFESFWTMVKPFLEPKTHKKVIFVYPDNPRSCMVMEEHLDMDKLESYFGGKNIVGFNFEAYARKMKADESNMSGVYDSCCSSSPGLLDSKFRESVQSVTSPFVDEASSDQAICSNLEEMDGSTHGKMACSQH; from the exons ATGTCGTTTAAGAAATCGAAATCAGCAACTGAAAGAACTCTATCTACTGCAGAAGAGCAGCTGAAG ATTGTAGAAGTCAGAAAGATAATTGGTCCAATTGCTGACAAGTTCTCTGCTCTGCGTTCGGATGCATCAATTCTAAGATACCTTAGAGCGCGCAGTTATAATACTACGAAGGCTGCAAAGATGTTGAAAGTCACCATGAAATGGAGGTTGGAGTTCAAGCCTGAGAAGATTAAATGG GTTGATATTTCTCAAGAAGCTGAGAGAGGAAGGCTGTATAAAGCTGATTACTTGGACAAGCAAGGAAGGATTGTTTTTGTTATTAGACCTGGTATTCAG AGTACAAACACTCCAATTGCGCAAATCAAGTACCTAATTTACTGTTTGGAGAATGCTATATGGAATCTAGGTTCCAATCAAGAGCAGATGGTTTGGCTCATTGATTTTCAAGGGTGGAATACAGCATGCTTGTCTATGAAGGTTGCACGAGACACTGCTCAAATCCTGCAGGCTCATTACCCTGAGAGGTTGGGCATTGCAATCTTTTACAATCCACCAAAagtgtttgagtcattttggACG ATGGTGAAACCATTTCTAGAACCCAAGACTCACAAAAAGGTGATATTTGTTTACCCTGATAACCCAAGAAGCTGCATGGTGATGGAGGAACACCTTGACATGGACAAGCTGGAATCCTATTTTGGTGGGAAAAATATAGTTGGATTCAACTTTGAAGCTTATGCTCGGAAAATGAAAGCAGATGAGAGTAACATGTCTGGTGTTTATGATTCATGTTGTTCATCATCGCCCGGACTTTTAGACTCGAAATTTCGGGAATCAGTGCAGTCAGTAACCAGTCCTTTTGTGGATGAAGCATCTAGTGACCAAGCAATTTGTTCAAACTTGGAAGAAATGGATGGTAGTACACATGGAAAGATGGCTTGCTCCCAGCATTAA